A genomic region of Candidatus Kapaibacterium sp. contains the following coding sequences:
- a CDS encoding glycosyltransferase — MADAKIINTNDKATEAIVDKNEVKKVGTTMSVVIPVLQEEKILEKHLTILKEFQSKFGFEIIVSDGGSTDETVAIAKKYADKVVVHTGEKRQTIAEGRNMGAKAASSDILVFLNGDSIPVDCQSFFTAIIDFSKKRGKYARYSALACKVSSFPEEELLKDRIFYAIHNNYVWFLNIIGLGMGRGECQIIRKEVFEAVGGFNDKIIAGEDFDLYHRISKIAKIKYDPIISVHESPRRFRKYGYIRTITIWLINSLSVWWFGKSFSREWETVR; from the coding sequence TTGGCTGACGCAAAAATTATAAATACAAATGACAAAGCTACTGAAGCAATCGTGGATAAAAATGAAGTAAAGAAGGTCGGGACTACAATGAGTGTAGTTATTCCGGTATTGCAAGAGGAGAAAATACTCGAAAAACACTTGACAATTTTGAAAGAATTTCAGAGTAAATTTGGATTTGAAATCATTGTCTCTGACGGTGGTTCGACTGACGAAACTGTTGCAATCGCAAAAAAGTATGCCGATAAAGTCGTTGTGCATACCGGCGAAAAAAGGCAAACTATAGCCGAAGGTCGGAACATGGGTGCCAAAGCAGCAAGTTCGGACATTCTCGTTTTTTTGAATGGCGATTCAATTCCTGTGGATTGCCAATCTTTTTTCACTGCAATTATTGATTTCTCCAAAAAACGTGGGAAATATGCCCGATATAGTGCTTTGGCTTGTAAAGTTAGTTCATTTCCCGAAGAAGAATTATTGAAAGATAGGATTTTTTATGCCATCCACAACAATTATGTTTGGTTTTTGAATATAATCGGTTTGGGGATGGGACGTGGCGAATGCCAAATAATAAGAAAGGAAGTTTTTGAAGCTGTGGGTGGTTTTAACGATAAAATTATTGCCGGCGAGGATTTTGATTTATATCATCGGATTTCAAAAATCGCTAAAATCAAATATGACCCGATAATCAGTGTGCACGAATCGCCACGACGATTCAGGAAATATGGCTATATCCGCACTATTACGATTTGGCTGATTAATTCTTTGAGCGTCTGGTGGTTTGGCAAGTCATTTTCAAGGGAATGGGAAACCGTCAGATAA
- a CDS encoding YfiM family protein, with protein sequence MNTIRFHFILKAILIFLISCNYINAQTDSTDLTTSTSGNDSLQVDSCDPYAHLPRIDIKDFMIADNPRYTFTGELPFLETNIRPVRAAIAGGIVGTFYVTQHIIQVNTIWAETGKFRFIEDGDYALYSDKLGHFYGTYLASSLYTELFLWSGFSYDASVLWGSIMGIAYTAYVEIMDGFAADWGFSPSDFYSNSAGVAFHLLQHYVPFFQNFTPKFIYIPADWHGERKRQPSSMFIDDYSSHSLFMSINVENILPNNLKPYWPDWLQLSVGYSARNLCVPNDYDCNYNDSKYYNDWLAGSPRYIIALDYDFVKLLPDGPPFWNWFKQALNHVKFPAPAIEFGNGTRFMLLYPFLKLN encoded by the coding sequence ATGAACACAATCCGATTTCATTTCATCTTAAAGGCAATTCTAATCTTTCTTATTAGTTGTAATTACATTAACGCCCAAACAGATTCGACTGACCTAACTACTTCAACATCAGGTAATGACTCTCTACAAGTAGATTCCTGCGACCCATACGCTCATTTGCCGAGAATTGATATTAAAGATTTTATGATAGCCGACAACCCAAGATATACATTTACAGGCGAGCTTCCATTCCTCGAAACTAATATCAGACCTGTTAGGGCGGCGATTGCCGGCGGTATTGTTGGTACATTTTATGTCACTCAGCATATAATTCAAGTCAATACCATTTGGGCAGAAACCGGGAAATTCAGATTCATCGAAGACGGGGACTACGCTCTTTATAGCGACAAACTCGGTCATTTTTACGGAACTTATCTCGCTTCATCACTATATACAGAATTGTTTTTGTGGTCCGGATTCAGCTATGATGCCTCGGTTTTATGGGGTTCGATAATGGGAATTGCTTATACGGCTTATGTAGAAATCATGGATGGATTTGCTGCTGATTGGGGATTTAGCCCTTCGGATTTTTACTCAAATTCTGCAGGTGTAGCATTTCATTTATTGCAACACTATGTGCCGTTTTTTCAGAATTTCACTCCAAAATTTATCTATATTCCTGCAGATTGGCACGGTGAACGCAAAAGGCAGCCATCATCGATGTTTATAGATGATTACAGTTCACACTCACTTTTCATGTCAATAAATGTAGAAAATATTTTGCCTAATAATTTGAAACCGTATTGGCCCGATTGGTTGCAACTAAGCGTAGGTTATTCAGCACGAAATCTGTGTGTTCCAAATGACTATGATTGCAACTATAATGATAGCAAGTATTATAATGATTGGTTAGCGGGAAGTCCTCGATACATCATAGCTCTTGACTACGATTTTGTCAAACTTTTGCCCGATGGACCGCCTTTCTGGAATTGGTTCAAACAAGCACTGAATCATGTCAAATTCCCTGCTCCGGCTATTGAATTTGGCAACGGAACAAGATTTATGCTCCTTTATCCATTTTTGAAGCTAAATTAA
- a CDS encoding DUF4115 domain-containing protein: MRNIGKQISDARRKQNLSIKDLSERTKIRTHIIEAIEAENYSVMPEVYMNSFLKTLATTLKIDISKAELVKEAPNAPKQETDKAKSPEFKESAPVAATPKPHVNPEVANFAEIFKKKNIERRDKKVFYNYALISLLAIIVVAAIYFTITSLSGNGFRHNTDFIQNADTAVVSGEKPSSLFSYFEKADSLVLTAKAKDSAWIRLLIDGKQIIEILMRPGHEERWSASKYFVLDQGNAGAIQFYRNNQLLPAFGKPGSVVKNIKITMTEIINPMDFKDTTLTRKATRKKAPDTVEKKPKMIEESKIDSDKNIFNREESDESPQ, from the coding sequence ATGAGAAACATAGGCAAGCAAATATCGGATGCGAGACGTAAGCAAAACTTAAGCATCAAAGACCTTAGTGAACGAACCAAAATTCGGACTCATATAATTGAAGCTATCGAAGCCGAAAATTACTCAGTAATGCCTGAAGTTTACATGAACTCCTTTCTCAAAACTCTCGCTACTACTCTCAAAATCGATATATCAAAAGCTGAACTTGTAAAAGAAGCGCCGAATGCTCCAAAGCAAGAGACCGACAAAGCCAAATCCCCTGAATTCAAAGAAAGTGCACCCGTAGCTGCTACGCCAAAGCCGCATGTAAATCCGGAAGTCGCAAATTTTGCTGAGATTTTTAAGAAAAAAAACATCGAACGACGAGATAAAAAAGTATTTTATAATTATGCCCTGATTTCGCTATTAGCAATTATTGTTGTGGCAGCGATATATTTCACTATCACATCATTATCCGGCAATGGATTTAGGCATAATACGGACTTCATACAAAATGCAGATACGGCAGTTGTATCCGGTGAAAAACCAAGCAGTTTGTTTTCATACTTCGAAAAAGCAGATTCATTAGTATTGACTGCAAAAGCAAAAGATTCGGCATGGATAAGGCTTTTGATTGACGGTAAGCAAATTATCGAAATTTTGATGCGACCCGGACACGAGGAGCGCTGGTCTGCTTCAAAATATTTCGTTCTTGACCAAGGTAATGCAGGAGCAATTCAATTTTATAGAAACAATCAATTGTTGCCGGCATTCGGCAAACCAGGCTCAGTTGTCAAGAATATCAAAATAACTATGACGGAAATTATCAATCCGATGGATTTTAAAGATACAACTTTGACTCGAAAAGCAACCCGTAAGAAGGCTCCCGATACTGTTGAGAAAAAGCCGAAAATGATAGAGGAATCTAAAATTGATTCTGATAAGAATATTTTCAACAGAGAAGAAAGTGACGAATCACCACAATAA
- a CDS encoding KpsF/GutQ family sugar-phosphate isomerase, translating to MNKKSELSAEIVRIFSEEIKSLQDALEKIDDNYADAVELISNSHKVVLSGVGKSGLIARKIGATLSSIGVSSTFLHPVEALHGDIGLVQKDDVAILLSKSGSTEEIVRLVPYLKMRQCKIISIVGNTNSFLARISDIVLDGSVVKEACPFNLAPTSSSTLAMVIGDALAMAVMKSRKTSLEDFSRLHPLGQIGKNITVKVADVMHTEKNIPFIKPQSSFRDALIEISNKKLGCVCVVDDENKLLGIITDGDVRRILHKNENLQGLITESVMTKKPISINPEAYLHEALAVMENRNSEINVLPVVSDSGEVMGIIRLHDIIKGAG from the coding sequence GTGAATAAAAAATCAGAATTGTCCGCCGAGATTGTTCGCATCTTTAGTGAAGAGATTAAATCGCTTCAAGATGCATTAGAAAAAATTGATGACAATTACGCAGACGCCGTCGAACTGATTTCAAATTCACACAAAGTTGTACTCTCAGGTGTCGGCAAATCGGGTCTAATCGCACGAAAAATCGGCGCCACACTATCCAGCATCGGAGTATCATCTACATTCTTGCATCCCGTCGAAGCACTTCACGGCGACATTGGTTTAGTCCAAAAGGACGACGTTGCCATTCTGCTTTCAAAGAGCGGTAGTACTGAAGAAATCGTTAGATTGGTGCCATATCTTAAAATGCGCCAATGCAAAATCATCTCCATTGTCGGCAACACGAACTCCTTTCTTGCCAGGATTTCGGATATTGTTTTAGATGGCTCTGTCGTAAAAGAAGCATGCCCTTTTAATTTAGCACCTACTTCAAGTTCGACTCTTGCAATGGTAATCGGTGATGCGTTGGCTATGGCTGTGATGAAAAGCCGCAAAACAAGTTTGGAAGATTTTTCGAGACTTCATCCTCTTGGGCAAATCGGAAAGAATATCACGGTCAAAGTTGCTGATGTGATGCATACTGAAAAAAATATTCCATTTATCAAGCCGCAATCATCATTCCGAGACGCATTGATTGAAATATCGAACAAAAAACTCGGGTGCGTTTGTGTAGTTGACGATGAAAACAAATTGCTCGGAATAATTACTGATGGCGACGTTAGGAGAATTTTGCACAAAAATGAAAATCTTCAAGGGCTCATTACCGAGTCTGTCATGACTAAAAAGCCTATAAGCATCAACCCTGAGGCTTATCTGCACGAAGCTTTGGCTGTAATGGAAAACAGAAATAGCGAAATAAACGTTTTGCCTGTGGTTTCAGATTCAGGCGAAGTAATGGGAATAATCAGATTGCACGATATAATCAAAGGTGCCGGCTGA
- the fabA gene encoding bifunctional 3-hydroxydecanoyl-ACP dehydratase/trans-2-decenoyl-ACP isomerase, which produces MTNKSSYSYEELIKSANGELFGKNFGKLPLPNMLMMDRITHVSDTGGKYGKGELIAELDIKKDLWFFGCHFKDDAVMPGSLGLDALFQLTGFYLTHMGFEGTGRALGCDAVRFFGQVLPENKLVTYVIDVKRIINLKLTMVIADGRVIVDGEEIYTCDSIRVGLFEKEQV; this is translated from the coding sequence ATGACAAATAAGAGCTCCTACAGCTACGAGGAATTAATCAAATCTGCCAACGGCGAACTGTTTGGTAAGAATTTCGGTAAATTACCATTACCAAATATGTTGATGATGGATAGAATCACACACGTATCCGATACCGGAGGCAAATATGGCAAAGGCGAACTTATTGCCGAACTTGATATCAAGAAGGATTTATGGTTTTTTGGTTGCCATTTCAAAGATGATGCCGTTATGCCCGGTTCGCTTGGATTGGACGCCCTATTCCAATTGACAGGTTTTTATCTGACACATATGGGTTTCGAAGGCACAGGACGTGCTTTGGGATGCGATGCTGTCCGATTTTTCGGTCAAGTTTTGCCCGAAAACAAACTTGTAACCTACGTTATTGATGTCAAAAGAATTATAAATTTGAAACTTACAATGGTTATTGCCGATGGCAGAGTAATTGTTGACGGCGAGGAAATCTACACTTGCGATTCAATCAGAGTCGGTCTGTTCGAAAAGGAACAAGTTTGA
- a CDS encoding EamA family transporter — MIHFLILLQQVIASSTHIVAKGLTFGVTPAVVLFYRAAISCLVYIVWMSFKRKEIRKIDRKDIKYIIMLGVLNIPLNQFLFLNAISMTTAPNVSLAYALTPAFVFVIAVIFLGERMNMLKTTGIVLAITGAVILLSEKGFNFTSDGFKGDLLALSASFAWALYTILGKKITRKYGAIYATTLSMVTGFIFYIPIFFLLPGNNDLTAELTQMNLLGFVYLGAVTSGIGYAIWYYALTKIDASKLAVFNNLQPVLTAALAFFIFDTPITLYFIGGAVTVITGVVLTQKG; from the coding sequence ATGATACATTTTTTGATTTTACTCCAACAAGTAATCGCATCTTCAACCCATATAGTTGCTAAAGGGCTTACTTTTGGTGTTACTCCGGCAGTAGTTTTGTTTTATAGAGCGGCTATTTCTTGTCTTGTTTATATTGTTTGGATGTCATTCAAGCGCAAAGAGATTAGAAAAATTGACCGCAAAGACATAAAATATATTATCATGCTCGGTGTGTTAAACATACCGCTAAATCAGTTCCTGTTTCTGAATGCTATTAGCATGACTACGGCACCCAATGTATCACTTGCATATGCTCTTACTCCGGCTTTTGTGTTTGTGATTGCAGTCATTTTCCTTGGTGAGCGAATGAATATGCTGAAAACCACTGGAATAGTCCTTGCCATTACAGGAGCAGTGATTTTGCTGTCTGAGAAGGGTTTCAATTTCACTTCTGACGGTTTCAAAGGAGATTTGCTTGCATTATCGGCAAGTTTTGCATGGGCATTATACACGATTTTAGGAAAAAAAATCACAAGGAAATATGGTGCGATATATGCTACTACTCTTTCGATGGTAACCGGTTTCATTTTTTATATACCGATTTTCTTTCTTTTACCCGGAAATAATGATTTAACCGCCGAACTGACTCAGATGAACTTGCTTGGTTTTGTTTACTTGGGAGCTGTTACATCGGGAATCGGATATGCAATTTGGTATTATGCCCTGACAAAAATCGATGCCTCGAAACTCGCTGTGTTTAATAATTTACAGCCCGTTTTGACAGCTGCTTTGGCATTTTTTATTTTCGATACACCGATTACTCTATATTTCATAGGTGGTGCGGTTACTGTGATTACGGGAGTCGTTTTGACTCAAAAGGGATAA
- a CDS encoding glycosyltransferase, which produces MIKKICFIGLFDAKTDGRSLNMAQALARLGHEVTIVNTGDTTTSKIIRDSGYSCINIAVDLRRKLRYIWLDYQREVISKLKRYKFDVILACDVYSLGAASKLTKVMKSMLVYDSREIYSALGSLRGKDLQQYFITLNESMNLKRVSKIIVSGNLDSEYLKKSLTSKVPYYTVMNLPYSRPKIESNIIREKFNLSKDTKVVLYQGMLMKGRGLLNAIQAVAQIENTVLCIMGVGSYRHEIQKFIEKNNFQDKAFIADPVPYGELHLWTCSADTGILLFEPVSKSYQLALPNKLFEYCMAGIPSVATDLPAIRQVTDTDKISLLVGKELIISEIATAIKQTFDTDFRNEFNSNYSKYSSKYCYETQYDTINEIFDI; this is translated from the coding sequence TTGATAAAGAAGATTTGTTTTATAGGATTATTCGATGCCAAAACCGACGGGCGTTCGCTAAATATGGCTCAAGCGCTTGCTCGATTAGGACACGAAGTCACAATTGTTAATACAGGTGATACCACCACGAGTAAAATTATTCGCGATAGTGGGTATTCTTGTATTAATATAGCTGTTGATTTACGTCGCAAATTGCGCTACATCTGGCTTGACTACCAACGTGAAGTAATAAGCAAACTCAAACGATACAAATTTGATGTCATTCTTGCTTGCGATGTATATTCGCTTGGTGCAGCATCCAAACTTACTAAGGTGATGAAATCTATGCTTGTGTATGATTCGCGCGAGATTTATTCCGCTTTGGGTAGTTTGCGAGGAAAGGATTTGCAGCAATATTTCATCACTCTTAATGAAAGTATGAATCTCAAACGAGTGAGCAAAATCATTGTCTCGGGAAACTTAGACTCAGAATATCTCAAAAAAAGTCTGACTTCAAAAGTTCCTTACTACACTGTTATGAATTTGCCTTATTCTCGCCCCAAAATTGAAAGCAATATAATACGCGAAAAATTCAATTTAAGCAAGGACACAAAAGTTGTCCTATATCAGGGAATGCTGATGAAGGGACGCGGTTTGTTAAACGCAATCCAAGCAGTTGCTCAAATTGAAAATACAGTGCTATGCATTATGGGAGTCGGGAGTTATCGACACGAAATCCAAAAATTTATCGAAAAAAATAATTTCCAAGATAAAGCTTTCATTGCCGACCCTGTCCCTTATGGCGAATTACACCTTTGGACGTGCTCGGCAGATACCGGAATACTGCTGTTCGAGCCTGTAAGCAAATCATATCAGTTAGCTCTGCCGAATAAACTTTTCGAGTATTGCATGGCAGGAATTCCTTCTGTAGCAACTGATTTGCCCGCAATCAGACAAGTCACCGATACAGACAAAATTTCGCTCTTAGTTGGCAAAGAATTAATCATATCCGAAATAGCAACCGCTATCAAACAAACGTTCGACACCGATTTCCGCAATGAATTCAATTCCAATTATTCAAAATATTCATCAAAGTACTGTTACGAAACTCAATATGACACAATTAATGAAATTTTCGATATATGA
- a CDS encoding YCF48-related protein, producing the protein MKKILTPIIFVFLLILAFSESQAAWRQNFNMPSDFINKTYLDVFFLPSNPQYGWICGFESRILRTTNGGKSWQGMRVDSVISQNIQLESIHFVNEIIGYASGPDLSFPGNNVSYLLKSLDGGVTWKSVTPPGATNLWGTYFVDENIGFVVGGGCLDSQMFWKTTDGGADWKYVRYFEPLSKMSDIIVYPDGTGFGAGSGALWFTTDMGESWAILSRTGDIDWHEEITHRGLTHFLPYSKGCDGDNSIGYGGVAYTTDGGDTWNRYSTQEPMYGTFLHDEKRGWGAGFNRAVIYTEDGGENWVYDNCGIPAGANLDDIWFIDDTTGWVVGDGVYEYFVPIYPKPFITALTDTVICKGQAVILTLDEEYERIQWSTGEFGKTIYATEEGEYYATIFVDSICYVGVTNTIRVSHFPRTDFALSVAGNKIPCEGDSVEISISGILNSHRWDDGTSTPTFTVTGSGTYYVTVVDTNNCVYSDSIQIQFNPLPEPTIELSRTRNICIGDTITLYASDGHVDYYWYKDDDTEHFSREKSVIVSESGLYYVVATNEFGCPGISNKIDVFFRDETDALEFSFALANEFEIDTTHYQKVRCGVLEITNLLDESVVLNDLYFFRNIAFSSPLTQFPIIIGANSTEQVKVCFSPLVLGFDRDTILIVDNCSDRIIKLVSYGTMSNASSNSRCDVPLYFTPLELGGKYLYISDAYPNPASSMVSLDYQYEEDSNSKSMIQASVTDIYGNDLASGNIDVEFEVTDEEGYFSLGKIKFDTSHLNTGFYFIKVITNYHIELRKVMISK; encoded by the coding sequence ATGAAAAAGATACTTACTCCAATAATATTTGTCTTTCTGCTTATACTTGCTTTTAGCGAGAGCCAAGCTGCATGGAGGCAAAATTTTAATATGCCGAGTGATTTCATCAACAAAACTTATCTTGATGTTTTCTTTCTACCGTCCAATCCTCAATACGGATGGATTTGCGGGTTTGAAAGTCGAATTTTGCGAACCACAAATGGTGGGAAATCGTGGCAGGGCATGAGAGTAGATAGCGTAATAAGCCAAAATATTCAATTGGAAAGTATTCATTTCGTAAATGAAATTATCGGCTATGCATCCGGTCCTGACCTTTCCTTTCCGGGAAATAATGTTTCATACTTGTTGAAATCATTAGATGGCGGAGTTACGTGGAAATCTGTAACTCCACCCGGTGCAACCAATCTTTGGGGAACTTATTTTGTTGACGAAAATATTGGCTTTGTTGTTGGCGGAGGGTGCCTTGACTCACAGATGTTTTGGAAAACGACAGATGGCGGAGCAGATTGGAAATATGTCAGATATTTTGAACCACTATCAAAGATGTCAGATATAATAGTATATCCTGATGGTACAGGTTTCGGAGCCGGAAGTGGCGCATTGTGGTTTACTACTGATATGGGAGAATCGTGGGCTATACTATCACGCACCGGAGATATTGATTGGCACGAAGAAATTACACATAGAGGGCTAACCCACTTCCTCCCGTATTCCAAAGGCTGCGACGGCGACAATAGTATTGGGTATGGTGGCGTTGCTTATACTACTGATGGTGGTGATACCTGGAATCGATATTCTACACAAGAACCTATGTACGGAACTTTTCTTCATGACGAAAAGAGAGGGTGGGGTGCAGGTTTCAACAGGGCAGTGATTTATACCGAAGATGGAGGTGAAAATTGGGTCTATGATAATTGCGGGATTCCTGCGGGAGCCAATCTTGACGACATTTGGTTTATTGATGATACTACCGGATGGGTTGTCGGTGATGGCGTTTACGAGTATTTTGTACCTATTTACCCAAAACCATTTATTACAGCGCTGACCGATACTGTTATTTGCAAAGGACAAGCAGTTATACTTACCTTAGACGAAGAATACGAGCGTATTCAATGGTCAACAGGTGAATTTGGCAAAACAATTTATGCTACAGAGGAGGGCGAATACTACGCTACAATTTTTGTTGACTCAATTTGTTACGTTGGCGTCACAAATACTATCAGAGTCTCTCATTTCCCCAGAACTGACTTTGCACTTTCTGTTGCAGGAAACAAAATCCCCTGTGAAGGAGATTCTGTCGAAATCTCGATTTCAGGCATTTTAAATAGTCATCGTTGGGATGACGGTACTAGTACGCCGACATTCACAGTAACCGGCTCGGGTACTTATTATGTAACTGTAGTTGATACCAATAATTGTGTATATTCAGATTCTATTCAAATTCAATTCAATCCTCTTCCCGAACCAACAATCGAATTGAGCAGAACTCGAAATATCTGCATTGGCGATACGATAACACTTTATGCAAGTGACGGGCATGTAGATTATTACTGGTACAAGGATGACGATACTGAACATTTCTCTCGCGAGAAATCGGTCATTGTATCCGAAAGTGGCTTGTATTATGTTGTAGCGACCAATGAATTTGGTTGTCCCGGAATTTCCAACAAAATTGATGTCTTTTTCAGAGATGAAACTGATGCCTTGGAGTTTTCATTCGCTTTGGCAAATGAATTCGAGATTGACACCACTCATTACCAAAAAGTTCGATGCGGAGTTTTGGAAATTACAAATCTCTTAGATGAGAGTGTCGTGCTCAATGATTTATATTTCTTTCGCAATATTGCATTTTCGTCGCCATTGACACAATTCCCAATCATAATCGGTGCAAATTCGACTGAACAAGTCAAGGTTTGCTTCTCGCCATTAGTACTTGGATTTGATAGAGACACAATTTTGATTGTTGATAATTGCTCAGACCGTATTATTAAATTAGTATCATATGGTACAATGTCTAATGCTTCGAGCAATTCGAGATGTGATGTTCCGCTATATTTCACACCTTTGGAGCTCGGCGGCAAATATCTTTACATTAGCGATGCTTACCCAAATCCTGCATCAAGTATGGTGTCGCTTGATTATCAATACGAAGAGGATTCAAATTCCAAATCTATGATTCAAGCATCAGTCACAGATATTTACGGAAATGATTTGGCAAGCGGAAATATTGACGTAGAATTTGAAGTCACCGACGAAGAAGGATATTTTTCTTTAGGTAAAATCAAATTCGATACATCGCATTTGAACACGGGTTTTTACTTCATCAAAGTCATCACAAATTATCATATCGAATTACGAAAAGTCATGATAAGCAAATAA
- the dnaA gene encoding chromosomal replication initiator protein DnaA, whose amino-acid sequence MSKNATKFKEDATPNGDIGADIKIASKNNSNLKNSKSIDIWSKCLAFIKDNVSAQVYKIWFQPIQALEYSDKELTLSVPSQFYYEWIEEHYYDLMRATIKKIIGDGASLQYKIVFDDTLSHERAYIKMPGLKKKASENQNHIPFEPISINNDNFPTNLNSRYSFDNFISGESNQLACSAAKAVAENPGKTRFNPLVIYGGPGLGKTHLIQAIGNHIAENNPRLKVYYTTSDMFTNEFVNSIKDNKVSDFVNFYRSIDVLMVDDIQFFAGKEATQNNFFHTFNVLYQAGKQIILTSDKAPRELADVDDRLISRFQWGLNADVQSPDFELRMAILLRKSLDEGIELPSDVIEYIARNVKTSVRELEGALIGLIAKVTLDRKPMTLELAKEVVYGSKTKDNQPVTIDEIKNLVSEYYKLNIKDIESKSRKHEIALARQSCMYLAKKFTTSSLKTIGSHFGNRDHSTVLHSCQTIDNYLVTDKKVKNSIETFMKQLKRES is encoded by the coding sequence GTGAGCAAAAATGCGACTAAATTCAAAGAAGATGCAACTCCAAACGGAGACATCGGAGCCGATATAAAAATTGCATCTAAAAACAACTCTAATTTAAAAAACAGCAAGTCAATTGATATTTGGTCAAAATGTCTTGCTTTCATCAAAGACAACGTAAGTGCCCAGGTATATAAAATCTGGTTCCAGCCCATTCAGGCTCTGGAATATTCAGATAAGGAACTGACTCTATCTGTTCCAAGCCAATTCTACTACGAATGGATTGAGGAGCATTACTACGATTTGATGCGTGCCACAATCAAAAAAATCATTGGTGATGGTGCATCACTACAATATAAGATTGTGTTTGATGATACTTTGAGCCACGAAAGAGCATACATTAAGATGCCGGGTTTGAAGAAAAAAGCTAGCGAAAATCAAAACCACATTCCTTTTGAGCCAATCTCAATCAATAATGATAATTTCCCGACCAATCTAAATTCACGATATAGTTTCGACAATTTCATTTCCGGTGAGAGCAACCAATTGGCATGTTCAGCTGCAAAAGCTGTCGCCGAAAATCCGGGCAAAACACGGTTTAACCCTCTTGTGATTTACGGTGGTCCGGGTTTGGGCAAGACTCATCTTATTCAAGCAATTGGCAACCACATTGCCGAAAACAACCCGCGACTCAAGGTTTATTACACCACGAGTGATATGTTTACAAATGAGTTTGTGAATTCAATCAAGGACAATAAAGTAAGTGATTTTGTTAATTTCTACCGTTCTATAGATGTTTTGATGGTTGACGATATTCAGTTCTTTGCAGGTAAAGAAGCCACTCAGAACAACTTTTTCCATACATTCAATGTGCTTTATCAAGCAGGGAAACAGATTATCTTGACTTCCGACAAAGCACCACGCGAGCTTGCTGATGTTGATGATAGGCTAATATCCCGCTTCCAATGGGGATTGAATGCTGATGTCCAATCACCTGATTTTGAGCTTAGAATGGCGATTTTGCTCAGAAAAAGCTTGGACGAAGGCATTGAACTACCTTCGGACGTGATTGAATACATCGCCAGAAATGTCAAAACGAGCGTCAGAGAATTGGAAGGTGCTTTAATCGGATTGATTGCCAAAGTTACGCTCGACCGCAAACCAATGACTTTGGAACTTGCAAAAGAAGTCGTCTATGGTTCGAAAACTAAAGACAATCAGCCTGTAACGATTGATGAAATCAAAAATTTAGTCTCTGAATACTATAAGTTGAACATAAAAGATATCGAATCAAAATCTCGCAAACACGAAATAGCATTAGCAAGACAATCTTGCATGTATTTGGCTAAAAAATTCACCACAAGTTCGCTTAAGACAATCGGCTCTCATTTTGGCAACCGTGACCATTCCACAGTGTTACATTCGTGCCAAACAATAGATAACTACCTTGTCACCGACAAGAAAGTAAAAAATTCTATCGAGACCTTCATGAAGCAACTCAAAAGAGAATCCTAA